A stretch of DNA from Deinococcus radiophilus:
CTGGGCACCGAAGAGCGCACCCCCGCCAACATGGAAAAGGAAAAGCGGGCCATGGGCGTGAGCGTGGTGCGTGTACGTCAGCAGGGCGGCAAATGGAGCGTGGTCAAGGATCCCAAGAACCGCGCCGTAGACGGCCTGTACGACATTGAGCTGACCGGGCCGGTGCGCGGCACCGACCACGTGAAGGGCGCCACCATGGTCAAGGGCACCGTGGGCAACTGCTCCGGCGGCCAGACCCCCTGGGGCACCCTGCTGACCTGCGAAGAGAACGTGGACGGCTACACCAAGGCCTGGGACGGCAGTGGCTATGAAGCCATGCACCAGGGCTGGGTCACCGAAATCGACCCTTTTGATCCCGAGTGGACCCCCAAGAAGCGCACTGGCATGGGCCGCTTCCGCCATGAGAACGCCGCCGTGGTCCCCACCGCCGATGGCCGGGTGGCCGTGTACATGGGTGATGACATGCAGGATTCCTGCGTGTACAAGTTCATCAGCCGCGGCACCGTAGGCACCGACCGCAGCGCCAACCGTGACCTGCTGGAAGACGGCGACCTGTACGTCGCCAACTTCGGCAACGGCAGCTGGGTGCTGCTGGACTACGACAAGAATGCCAAACTGCGTGAAGCCAAGAACGGCGACAAGTTGCTGTTCGCTGGCCAGGCCGACGTGCTGGCCGATGCCCGCGCCGCTGCACTGGCCGTGGGCGGCACCCCGGTGGACCGCCCCGAAGACATCGAAGTGCACCCGCTGAATGGTGACGTGTACATTGCCCTGACCAACAATTCCAAGCACGGCAACTACTTCGGACACATCGTCAAGCTGACCGAAAAAGGCCATGACCACAGCGCCGAAACTTTCGGCTGGGATGTATTCGCCTATGGCGGCCCCAGCGCCGGCTTTGCCAGCCCCGACAACTTGGTCTTCGACCCTTACGGCAACCTGTGGATGGTGACGGACAACTCCGATCTGGGCAGCAACCCGATCAAGGACTTCCACGGCAACAACGCCATGTTCTTCTTCCCCACCGAAGGCCCCAACGCCGGCAAGGCCTACCGCTTCGCCGTCGGTCCGGTAGACGCCGAAATGACCGGTCCGGTGTGGTCCCCAGACGGCAAGACGCTGTTCGTGTCCATTCAGCACCCCGGCGAAGACTCCGAGAGCCTGGATCAACTTACCAGCAACTTTGCCGCCGCACCTGGCAGCCGAGTGCCCCGCCCCACCCTGGTCGCCATTTCCGGATTCCCCGGCTGGAAGGCATAAGTATGACCCTGCCTTTTTCGCATGCCGCCCATATCGTGCAGGGCGAGCCACTGCTGATCCACGCCGCCGAGAATTTCCTGGGCGAGCTGTCACGGCAGCGTCCCTGGGTCAAGGCCAGCTACGAGGACACCCTGAACGATCTGGACGACCTGCTGAGTGCCGAGCAGCCCGCCACCCTAGGTGACTATCTGGCGGCAGACCGCACGGAGCTGCAGGCCCGACTGCCCCATGCCCACAATCTGGCAGACGTCCTGGACGACTTTGACGCCTATCTGCGCGAGTGGCGCTGGGTCAGCTGACCCCTGGGTTCCAGAGCGGACCAGCCCTAAACGTAGGGGGTGGTCCGCTCTGCTTTGATACCCTCTGTGCCTAGAGGCTGCTCCCGGAAAACCGGAGAAGCGGACGCACTTCTATGATTTTCCGTGAGCAGACTGGCACAGCTCCGCAGGAGAGCGAGTCGGTAGGAACGCAATCAGGCGGCGCCCCCCATTTTCCGGACAGCTTCTAGCGTGAGCGAACCGGGTCCGCCTCGGACTGGGCTGGCCCGGTGACCGCGCCCTGATCGATGCGGCGGCGCTGCTGCCCGCCCCACTGCCCACGTTTGGCCACCAGGGTCAGTGAGGCCCACAGGCGGATCAGCAAGTTCCACTGGCGGTAACCGAGGTTGTCCAGCAGCGCGTAGCCGAGCAGCAGCAGGCGGTCCCTGGGGCGCCCCAGACGGTGACGCAAAAAGACTTCGATGGCGTGTGAGCTGGAACTGAGCAGGGTGCCGAAGCCCACCGCCAGCAGGAAAAACAGCACCACGAAGGTGGCGTCGTAGCGCTCGGTGACGATCAGGAACACCGCCAGAAACAGGCCGCCCAGTTCAAGCGCCGGAGCCAACGCCTCGAAAAAGATGTGGTAGGGCATCGCCACCATCCCAATGCGCCCATAGCGCGGATTGAACAGCATCCGGCGGTGCAGCCACAGGCTCTCAAGCAACCCACGCTGCCAGCGGTCCCGCTGACGGCGCAGTCCCTGCCAGGTATCCGGTACCTGGGTCCAGCACACTGGGTCAATCACGTACTGGATCGCGTAAGGGCGGCGCTGGTCGCGTGCCCAGCGATGCAGCCGCACGATCAGTTCCATGTCTTCGCCCACCGTCTCCCGGTTGTAGCCGCCCGCCTGCACCACCTCGGCACGGCGAAACAGGCCAAATGCTCCACTGACGATCAAAAGAAGGCCGAAACTGCTCAGGGCAGTGCGGCCGGTGAAGAAGGCCCGCACATATTCCATCACCTGAAAGCGCTCTACCGTGCTGCCTGGCATGGTCATATCAACAACGCGTCCCCCCTGCAGGGTCACGCCGTTCATGGGACGCACCGTGCCGCCCACTGCCAGCAACTCCTCTTGATCGGCAAAGCGGCGGGCCGCCCGCACCAGCGCTTCTTCATCCAGCAGGCTATCGGCATCAATCGAACAGAACAGCGGATATCCCGCGTAGCGCAGTCCGGCATTCAGGGCGTCGGCCTTACCGCCATTTTCCTTGTCGATCACGGTCAGTTGTGGGAAGCGCTGTGAGCGCCAGATCGCCCGAATCGGTTCGGTCTGAAGTGCCACGGCGCTGACCGGCAAGGTTTCCCGCAGATCAAAGTGCTCATGCAGGACCTGCATGGTAGGGTCGGTGGACCCGTCGGAAATCACGATAATCTCAAACTGCGGGTAGCGCAGATTCAGCAGCGCCGAGACGCTGCCCAGGATGGTTTCCTGTTCGTCGTGGGCCGGAACCAGCACCGAAATCGGTTGATGGGCGCCGGCGTTCAGCAAGCTCTCGAAGCGCAGGGACTGATTGCGCCTGACCGTGCGCCGCAGTTCCTGAACCGTGGCGTACAGCCCCACCGCACTCCAGAAATTCAGCAGGGTCAGGTAGGCCAGAAACAGAAATTCGACCGCCGAAAGGGTCATCAGACGGCGACCTCGGTCTGCAGGGCAGCCCGCGCCGTATCCCGCGCAAAAGCGTCTGGATGGCTCAGGGCCTGACGCAGCAACTGCTGACCCTGCAAAGAAATGGCTAGCGCCTGGCCCGCGTTGTGGCGCACCCACCAGTTCGAATCGCCCAGACTGTCCCACAGACTCGCTTCGGGCAGGGGACGCACCCCTGCCAGCGCCTTGACCGCCTGCCCACGTACAAACCACGCGGGATCCTGGGCCAGGGCGTTGAGCTGCTCCAGATCGTTCGGTGCCGTCACATCCAAAGCCACGTACAGCCGCAGGGCCGCCGCCCGCACATCCGGGCTGGGATCACGCAGCAGGTTCAGGGCCAGCGGATAGTGTTCGGCCCTGGGTCCGAGTGCGGCCCCACGTGCCGAGAGCGCACGCAGGGCGGGGCGGGAGTGCCGTGCCAGCTCCTGAATCAGTGGTCCAGCCCGCTTTCCCAGGATGCTCAGTGCTTCGGTGCCTTGCTGCTGGGTCAGCGCCGCACCTTCAAGCACGGGCAGCAATTCCAGGACCGACGCGTCGCCGCGCCGCAGAATACGGGCCGCGCCCAGCAGCGCCAAGCTGGACAGGGCCGTGGGATCACCCCCCGGCGTCACGACATGAGCAGCCCGCAACATGGTCGGCAGGCTATGGGGATCAGCCAGCAGCGCCAGCCTTTCCAGGGCCGCGATGCGCAGGTTGGGATGGGCCCGCGACATGACCATCTCCTCGTCACGCTGGCGCAGCCGCAGCCCCGCATACAGCACCTGAAGCTGCTGGGCTTCACGCTCACCGGCCTGCTCACGCAGCAGCAGTACCTGGTTCTCTCCGGCCTGACTCAGACGGTCCGGCAGGGTGCCGGTGGCCAGGAAATGCTGAATCTTGA
This window harbors:
- a CDS encoding PhoX family protein, giving the protein MSNRTQEPTAKSSFWHDLLDRRITRRTAIGTAAATAAAATLPVSFAQAQQGGVTTANNGAPIGVDPRDNARYYPPFRPIEASRADDMTLPPGFRYQILAPWGEEFTEDGRTIGFNHDFVGYFPADMLEGGHSSTDAYLTINHEYVNAMFLGTEERTPANMEKEKRAMGVSVVRVRQQGGKWSVVKDPKNRAVDGLYDIELTGPVRGTDHVKGATMVKGTVGNCSGGQTPWGTLLTCEENVDGYTKAWDGSGYEAMHQGWVTEIDPFDPEWTPKKRTGMGRFRHENAAVVPTADGRVAVYMGDDMQDSCVYKFISRGTVGTDRSANRDLLEDGDLYVANFGNGSWVLLDYDKNAKLREAKNGDKLLFAGQADVLADARAAALAVGGTPVDRPEDIEVHPLNGDVYIALTNNSKHGNYFGHIVKLTEKGHDHSAETFGWDVFAYGGPSAGFASPDNLVFDPYGNLWMVTDNSDLGSNPIKDFHGNNAMFFFPTEGPNAGKAYRFAVGPVDAEMTGPVWSPDGKTLFVSIQHPGEDSESLDQLTSNFAAAPGSRVPRPTLVAISGFPGWKA
- a CDS encoding glycosyltransferase family 2 protein produces the protein MTLSAVEFLFLAYLTLLNFWSAVGLYATVQELRRTVRRNQSLRFESLLNAGAHQPISVLVPAHDEQETILGSVSALLNLRYPQFEIIVISDGSTDPTMQVLHEHFDLRETLPVSAVALQTEPIRAIWRSQRFPQLTVIDKENGGKADALNAGLRYAGYPLFCSIDADSLLDEEALVRAARRFADQEELLAVGGTVRPMNGVTLQGGRVVDMTMPGSTVERFQVMEYVRAFFTGRTALSSFGLLLIVSGAFGLFRRAEVVQAGGYNRETVGEDMELIVRLHRWARDQRRPYAIQYVIDPVCWTQVPDTWQGLRRQRDRWQRGLLESLWLHRRMLFNPRYGRIGMVAMPYHIFFEALAPALELGGLFLAVFLIVTERYDATFVVLFFLLAVGFGTLLSSSSHAIEVFLRHRLGRPRDRLLLLGYALLDNLGYRQWNLLIRLWASLTLVAKRGQWGGQQRRRIDQGAVTGPAQSEADPVRSR
- a CDS encoding HEAT repeat domain-containing protein; this encodes MNQVWRRTLLLPVTQIILILNVLLTLTVTWLVYALALNLLANAVHRSLIVTLLALASVTLVLVFLATLQMLYAYHTSRLDRQRDEAAALDRVKIQHFLATGTLPDRLSQAGENQVLLLREQAGEREAQQLQVLYAGLRLRQRDEEMVMSRAHPNLRIAALERLALLADPHSLPTMLRAAHVVTPGGDPTALSSLALLGAARILRRGDASVLELLPVLEGAALTQQQGTEALSILGKRAGPLIQELARHSRPALRALSARGAALGPRAEHYPLALNLLRDPSPDVRAAALRLYVALDVTAPNDLEQLNALAQDPAWFVRGQAVKALAGVRPLPEASLWDSLGDSNWWVRHNAGQALAISLQGQQLLRQALSHPDAFARDTARAALQTEVAV